In a single window of the Arthrobacter sp. StoSoilA2 genome:
- the rplV gene encoding 50S ribosomal protein L22 encodes MEAKAIARHIRVTPMKARRVVNLVRGKQANEALAILKFAPQAASEPVFKVLQSAMANARVLADRDGVAFDDSDLFISEAFVDEGPTMKRFQPRAQGRAYRIRKRTSHITVVVATPEKEEAR; translated from the coding sequence ATGGAAGCCAAGGCTATTGCGCGTCACATCCGCGTAACGCCTATGAAGGCCCGGCGCGTCGTCAACCTTGTTCGTGGTAAGCAAGCGAATGAGGCTCTGGCAATTCTGAAGTTTGCCCCCCAGGCAGCTTCGGAGCCGGTATTCAAGGTACTTCAGTCGGCAATGGCCAACGCACGTGTCCTCGCGGACCGTGACGGCGTTGCATTCGACGACAGCGACCTGTTCATCAGCGAAGCATTCGTTGATGAAGGCCCGACCATGAAGCGGTTCCAGCCGCGTGCCCAAGGCCGCGCCTACCGCATTAGGAAGCGGACCAGCCACATCACCGTGGTCGTCGCAACCCCGGAGAAAGAGGAGGCTCGCTAA
- the rpsS gene encoding 30S ribosomal protein S19 yields MPRSLKKGPFVDQHLFVKVARENDKGTKNVIKTWSRRSMIIPDMLGHTIAVHDGRKHIPVFVTESMVGHKLGEFAPTRTFRGHVKDDRKGKRR; encoded by the coding sequence ATGCCACGCAGCCTGAAAAAAGGTCCTTTCGTTGACCAGCACCTCTTTGTGAAGGTCGCACGGGAAAACGATAAGGGCACCAAGAACGTCATCAAGACCTGGTCCCGCCGTTCGATGATCATCCCCGACATGCTCGGGCACACGATCGCCGTACACGACGGACGCAAGCACATCCCGGTGTTTGTCACTGAGTCGATGGTCGGGCACAAGCTCGGCGAATTCGCTCCCACGCGGACATTCCGCGGCCATGTTAAGGACGACCGTAAGGGCAAGCGCCGCTAG
- the rplB gene encoding 50S ribosomal protein L2, which yields MGIRKYKPTTPGRRGSSVADFAEITRSTPEKSLLRPLHKTGGRNNSGKITTRHKGGGHKRQYRLIDFRRHDKDGINARVAEIEYDPNRTARIALLHYVDGTKRYIIAPNKLSQGDFVEAGPDADIKPGNNLPLRNIPVGTVIHAVELRPGGGAKMARSAGASVQLVAKEGRFAQLRLPSGEIRNVDVRCRATVGEVGNAEQSNINWGKAGRMRWKGVRPTVRGVAMNPVDHPHGGGEGKTSGGRHPVNPNGKPEGRTRRPNKESDKLIVRRRRTGKNKR from the coding sequence ATGGGAATCCGTAAATACAAGCCGACTACCCCGGGCCGTCGTGGCTCGAGCGTAGCCGACTTTGCTGAAATCACGCGATCGACTCCGGAAAAGTCGTTGCTGCGTCCGCTGCACAAGACTGGCGGCCGTAACAACTCCGGTAAGATCACCACCCGTCACAAGGGTGGTGGGCACAAGCGCCAGTACCGTCTGATCGACTTCCGTCGTCACGACAAGGACGGCATCAACGCCCGCGTTGCCGAAATCGAGTACGACCCGAACCGCACGGCTCGCATCGCACTCCTGCACTACGTTGATGGCACCAAGCGTTACATCATCGCTCCCAACAAGCTGTCCCAGGGTGACTTCGTCGAGGCTGGTCCCGACGCTGACATCAAGCCGGGCAACAACCTGCCGCTGCGCAACATCCCGGTTGGTACCGTAATCCACGCAGTTGAACTGCGTCCGGGTGGCGGCGCCAAGATGGCACGTTCCGCAGGTGCTTCGGTACAGCTCGTTGCCAAGGAAGGCCGTTTCGCCCAGCTGCGTCTGCCCTCCGGCGAAATCCGCAACGTTGACGTGCGCTGCCGCGCAACCGTCGGCGAGGTCGGCAACGCCGAGCAGTCGAACATCAACTGGGGCAAGGCCGGCCGTATGCGCTGGAAGGGCGTTCGCCCGACCGTCCGTGGTGTAGCCATGAACCCGGTTGACCACCCGCACGGTGGTGGTGAAGGTAAGACTTCCGGTGGACGTCACCCGGTTAACCCGAACGGCAAGCCCGAGGGCCGTACCCGCCGTCCGAACAAAGAGAGCGACAAGCTTATTGTTCGTCGCCGCCGTACTGGCAAGAACAAGCGATAG